DNA from Alnus glutinosa chromosome 2, dhAlnGlut1.1, whole genome shotgun sequence:
AACTATAAGAATCCTTCTCATATTTGAAGctagaaaacgaaaaaaaataaaaataaattaggttaaaaaaagTTTGCTACTCACCAAATTCCCATCTGGATATGGTTCAGGTTAAGggtttttaactattttagttCTGCATGTTGACTGTTTTTATTCCTCAGAGGCAAATGTTTTCACTTAATAGGACTTCTGGGGTCCCAGTTAATGATGTAGGACGTGAAGGGCAAATCTTGGGGTTTGGGAATTAGGTTTGGGCTTGAGGAGAAAAAAGGGGATTGGTAAAATTTGGTATGAGAAAACAAACAGGTTGTTTGGATTTCAATGAATTTTCTGTAAATTGCAAAGAATTAGAAACATGAGGAGATGGTGATTAGTCTGAATTGGTGGGACTGTTTAcctatttaaaatgaaaaaagataCAATAGAAAACATTCCTAACTGACCGAAAAAGCTATCACATTTTGAATTTTACGGATAACTACGTGCTTGATTAGGATCGTTGACAATTCTATGTATCACTACTTCAGTATTTTTCAAATGCATTTGTTCCAAGAACAAGAGAGAATGTGTGAAATCATTCTTCTGAAGATCTCATTACTgcacaaaaaaaggaaataaaatggaagttttttttttgttggttctcCCAAAGTTCAATTTATCTGTATATTTTAagtatttcaaaagtgatgaaagttatAGCTTGTAAAAATCTTTCTAATATCCCCTTTGATCCATTCCATTCTTTTGTAGAGCTATTTACTCAATTGCAGACATTGGGCCTACTgaatataatatattacataCATGGACATATACAAGTATTTGGAATGACTTTCTTATTCTATAGTTGTTATATTATGCTTTTGACTTCAGACTGTTCTGTGCTATTAATGGGAAGTTTATTAGATTTCAGGTTGATGACGTGgaatttctaaaagaaatggGAATCAATCCAACAAAGGTTGGTTTTCTGACACATCTACAGGTTatgtctttgtaattttttctgcAATGtccacttatcaaaaaaaaaaaaaaaaacctgcagTGGCTATGGTATATGTTCTAGAGCTGCAAATGAGCTGCCAAGCCAAATATTTGGCTGTGCCAGCTTGGTTTGGTGAGATTATAAATATTCAAGCTTTGCCAGAGCTCAACCCCGAGAAAAGAGCATGAGTTTGAGAATTGTTTAGATGTTTGGCAACTTAAGATCAGTTTGCTAATGTTACTTAGAAGCTTGTCCATTCCGCTTTGCATCAATTACTCAAATCAATGTGGGTGGGGAGGACGCCCCTATTACAGCTTCcacttttaattttcttgttcctgattattatggttttataaaaaaaaatatattatttcgAGTTGAAAGGCAAACCTACACGTGCTCCTCCCCCATATACAGCCTGCAGTTCGGTGAGTAATTGAGATGTGAAGCGTCTATATGGAGGGCATGCTACTTTCCATTATCTGGTCAATGTGTGACTTCAAGCAGCATTTTCTAAAGCTTTTAACCGCGAGATAACAGTTCTGTTGAAAGAATGATATTTATGAGATAACAGGAATCCCATGGTCTTTTCCCTTACCAACTCATAAGCTTAATTATGAGTTCATATCAACTTGGCCCACAAGGCTAATGAGCTGAGCCCAATAATGTTTGGACTTGGCTCATTCTCTTAATGAGCTTGGAAGGTCGACCCGGGCTTGGTTTGCTAGCAAACTATTATCAAGCCTGCCGAGCACCAGCTACTTGCTAGCAGCTTTGCTCACTTCGACCATATCTCTCTTTTTTGTGGTGAAGCTATAAAATCTACGTCCAAGCATGATGCTGACTAAtcaaatttttcatttataaataTTGGCAGATTTGGAAAGGTCTTAATTGTATACATTTTCCCTAAATTATGCTTTTATCTTTGAATCTGACACGCCTTCCATAGCTCATCCTAGTGCATCTGTGCAAACTTCTGTCCTACTAAATCCTTGGATATACCAAATCGTTCACCTATTGTAGGTTGCAAAAGCACTGGTGGAAGTATTTGCTGAAATGATATTCATCCATGGTTTCCTCCATGGAGATCCACATCCTGGTAATATATTTGTTTCTCCAGAAGGTCGGAATGGCTTTTCTTTGGGTATGTCCTGATTCATGATTAAATATCCATTAATTTCTATATGGGATAAAACAATGTTGTATATGTTGTTTGTGACCATTTTCTTTGTCATAAATAAACCATGCAGTTCTTTTAGATCATGGAATCTACAAAGAACTAGATGAAGGATTTAGACTGGACTACTGTGAGCTTTGGAAGGCTTTAATTCTTCTGGATCCAAATAAAATACAACAACTAGGTGAACGCTTTGGTGTTGGAAAGTACGCTAGATACTTCCCTCTCATTTTCACTGGAAGAACTATTGACAGGTAATTGTTGTTTTTCCTATTAGTTTGTGAATAATGGTGATTGAAAATGGATTGGGGAGGGTGGTAAGGGTGCAATGacatatgaaaaatgttaatattCCGTAACAATGCCATTTTTTATTGTTCAGAGGGTGAGAAGAGAGGATAGggggaggaggaagaggaaagGAGAGAATAATTATCCCCTTCATTTGTTTGAATGTTTTAGTAAATAGTAGAAAGGAGAGGAGAGTAGATATCTCTGCCCTTGGTAGAGAAAAAAAACATAGTCATTCAAATTGTTAATTGTAGAGAGATAAGGGTTCATTTGACTCACGACCAAGGGATGTGCAAGCCACATTTGCGTATACTCAAAAAGACTGGTTAAATTAAAGCTTCCTATAATCATTTATATAGTCTAATTCCATTTAGTACACAACCAATGTAGGACTAAGCATATGCTCATACAACATCTTGATGATCCAATCCAAAAAAATACCGGGTGTCGCACTCCTTTCCTCTCCTCTCACTCAATCCAAACGTACCCCTAGGGTCCATCTTTTTCGGTGTCCAACTATTTATGAAAAACAAGTGTTTCTACATGGAACAGAAATTGGAGAACAATTAAGGATGAAGCAATATAAAAatatggggtaattacatttttctcccatcaactacCGGCCATTGTCAATATGCCATCACGAACTGACACTtcaaccaaaagagagcattgaactaccatttacttaccaaaaccccCATTCCGTTAAGGAATCTCGTTAAATCGGATGGAAtacgttaaattttgtttaaagacaaaaacaccctcaaacagtaatttaataaaaaaatgtatatatatcaccccccccccccccccccttttttttttcttcttttttttaattgtttaattttaaggtattatatgtaaatttgaaacttgagttagggtatttgagCCTTTTCACGAATTTGACTGACAGAATGAGggttttggtatgtaaatggtagttcaatgctcTATTTTGATTGAGGTGTTAGTTCGTGGTGACATATTGATAATGTCTGATAGTTGATggagggaaaaggtaattacctctAAAAATATTCTATGCCACCTTACTAAAAGCCCCACTGGAGTATAGTAAGCCTCAATTTAGAGTTggctttttcctttaattttttttttccatctttgAAGAAGACTCCATACTAGGGTTTCTAAGAATTACCCATATTTGCACTTGCAAGTTTCTGAAGATAAGCGCAAATTCAACCCACAGCTGATATCATGAGACGTACTTACGAAGTTAAAGGTAAGAAAACATTTAAGATATATGGTGAATACCTCAGAGCTATTACTTGCAATTATAGAATGACCATGGGGGTACTGACAGCATTGCCTATTGAGTTAGAGAAGGATGGTGGTGCTAAGCATTTTCTGAATGTTTGTGATTGTCGACCGATACTAATCTTGAGTGTTGGGTGTTTGTGTTTATATCTGTATCTAGTCTTCCCGCACTTTATTATCAAGTGAAGGCATTATGTTTATTAATGATAATTGAAGGTGTTGAGTGAGAATTAACTCATTATGGAAGTATGCGGtcccttttttttcatttatatatttttttttcctgttttttctTGCCACAAGGCAAACTAGGCCACCGTGTGCTTTTGAATCAACTCTTGATGTACTTTTGACAGTGAGAACCTCATGGCTCAAAAGGAATTTTGTTTTAcattctcatctttttctttgttttttcttgttttgtttctgtgTTTAGAGAGAGATTTTGGCTTATAGACCCCATCTACTTTTCCTTTCACatataaattcttaaaattcaaattgataATAGGTTATTTTGGTGATTGCTTGGAAGGACCATTAgaagttttccctaaatatagtaatctatattttctttatttttttccccctttgtttctttctttctactaTTTGGAAACGTTCAGGAACTCCTCTGTTAAATCCCTTTTCCTTCGTGTTGCTGGATATCCCATTCATCCTTCATGATCCTTTTAACAGTGTCAACAGTAATCTCATGTAACTTTTGTCACATGATTGGTAGTAAATCGGTCCTTGGGAGGGGAATGTCCGGTGAAGAGAAAAGGAATTTAAAGCAGGAGTTGAATTCTCTGAATATGGAGGACATATCTTCATTTATGGAATCTCTGCCTCCAGACTTTTTCAGAATATTGCGAACAGAGTAAGAAGAGCTCAATTTCAACTACATAAGATGCTAACTAATTTCTGGAAAAGAAGAGGGAAAAGTAAGATTGATatggaaataaagaaagaaaaaatgttgtcTGATATTTTCCACATTCTCTGTTCTttcgttttctttctttcagtGGGCTACTGAGGTCTATCATTAGCAAGCTGGGTGCTTCACAACGGGTTAGGTTGCTAGCCTATGCCAAATATGCATTATATGGTCTTTCCCCAAAGTTGAATCCTCAATCTGGTAAGCTAACAAAGTGCACAATTCTAATCATGACcctttttttcgttttcttgtCTTGTTGGCAAGGACTTGCTTTCTAATAATATCAACAAGGAAATGATATGATAGAATTAAAATTTACTAGGTGCTGAATTCTGCTGCAGGATAATGAACATAcatgacacacacacacgtgcagTGAATTTTTTATGTCCTGTGGGCCTTTCGGACCATAGGACTGGACCTACAAGTTTCCAAACATGTCTTCTGTATGTCATACAGATATCCCactcctatttattttcttccttctgTTGTGCTTCAGACTCTACTGTAAAAGTACTATTATACAGATTCAAGACAAATGTTAGTTATCTTCGGTTAAGGCTTGTTCTTGGTAAGTTTTCACTTTAGTATTTATTTGATACCCATCTAATCATAACCACCACATTGACTTTAGTATTGATCTATTTTAGAGGTACTGGAGCTGCTTTCTTGGATGGAGAACGTCAGGCATTTTCTCTGGACCTTTCGTAAAACGTTTGTTGGTGCTATAAGGAGTATCCTCAAGCTTTCTTTGTGCATTGAATTCAAGCCCAGATGAAGATTTCTTTTCATGTTGTCTCATTTTAGTCCTTTTGATCGGTGTCGCCTGAATGTTTGTCTCCATCTTGCTGCCTACAATCTTAAAAGGTGCTTAGGTGCATATTCGGTGGTCTGAAGGGATATTCTGAAGCTGCTGATCTGCGTACTGATTGCTTTGACTGGTATATACACATCTTTGAGTTGGATACATGTGAGAAAATCATTCATTTCTGGTTAGGGATCAATAAGAGTTGGGGTGGCCATCTATATTGTTATCTTTCAACCGAGGGAACCCTTTTTCTGGCTGTATTTGTCAGTTAATTTAGGCCTTAACCAAACCTTGTGAGTTTTGCATATACCCTTGGTTTTGATTCTAGTATGGTTGAGATTCATCTTCAAAAGACACCATTGTCCCTCCAAGGGAActcctttttagttttattacaTCCATaggaccatatatatatatatgggtctATTTTGTTGGTTTACCATCAATTTTGTTTAACGTCTGAGAGGGAAAAACTTGGATTAAAGAGTGTTTGTAATTGCGTTAAGAGCTTAAAAAGTACTGCACAAAAAGTGGTGCAATGCAAAAGGGGTCTGTTTGATAAAAAAGAAGGTCAAAaagtacttttatttatttattttatttttttactctaaaaaagGGCCAAAACgcatttttgaaaaaagcttGAACATGAAACTTTTATCTCAAATGCTCTATTTTTCAACACAATTCTAAACAGGTTCTTGGACTCTACATGCGTGTGTGAGAAAGATACAGTTTAAGACCTTCATGGTAAGTCCAAACTCTATTGGGGTTTTTAAGAAAACGTGTTTTTTATATGTTTAAAAGAACACAACAGTTTTAGAGAAAAAAACTCTCCTAACCTAGTTTGGAGAACTTCTATTTGCAAGTAAGTCTTTATTGCAAGCATTTCCATTTTTCTCCCCCATATACTTCTTACCCCATCAACAGTCCACTTTCTTACAAGTTGATAAGGGCActcaaaaatgaaagaaatgctATGCAGTAGACTACTAAACAATCTTATATAATTGGGGTAATGTTACAATGAAAAgcaactattaaatttttatttttttaagttaatttttactatcacaCCATTGTGATTAAATGATAGCCATACTAAGTAGCCTTACTTAATATGAAAACATACCAGAAGCTTGCTTAGCCAGTCACGCTGTAGAACCATGCCAAGTGTCAGCATGTTATATGCCAAaacaaaagtttgaaaatttgaacATGAATTATATAACCGTGTTGTGTTAACATACAATTACGAAATACGTCCTTAGAAGTGCATGCAATAGTCACAGTAAAGGGTTTAAAAAGTATGAAACTGCCGTGGTCCACACGGCGTGAATCCATATGTTAATCAATGGGAAGTTATCACAATGACTCTGATATTAATTCACTTTAATTAATTGGGAGGATATTAAttcaatttaatattatttggcGATGTGGAAAACACAAATTTGATACTCGATATAATTTTGATAGAACCTAGACTGCTAGACATACGATACGTTCAATAGTGTAGAACCAAATTCATTTCAAGCAAGTAGAGCACCAGTCTAGTGTGAAAATGAGATTAAAGATGATCAAAAGTCGAGAGCTGTCTGTTAAAGCAATCAGAATTAGCGCCCCCCAAAACTCCGCCACATGAAGACACCGAAACGTCCAATCCAACCCCCCCAACAAATGTTTTATTGTTCCTTAATATCATATCGAGTTACCAAAACGACTTCTCATTCTTTCTTCACGGTGTAGGATCCACTCctgccaccaaaaaaaaaaaaaaaaaaaaaaccaaaacttcATTTATTCAAGTTCTCATATATCATGGCTCAAAATGAAAGTGAAAAAATTCATAGACCCAACGGAAAGAAGAACATGAAGGtgtaattaatttcaaattttataagcCATGTGTACCCCCAACCTAAACACAAAACGAGCAATAATACAAAATCTTGGAACCAGAACCCCGAGAGAGATCTTGAGACTGAAAAACTCTGTGAAATGagctttaaaaataataataagattctTAAATCATATTGGGAGATGCTACCCACTAATAAATGACGCTGTGACAAATCGATTCATACTTCTTTAAGTATCCAAGGCATTGCACATTAAAAACCACCTAACAAGCATCTATCTCTAGCAGAAAAGATAAGAGGATTTAGGTCAAAGTATTCGCCAAAAAGATTATTTCGCAGTTTTTATCTTTCATCGTATACAGGAGGgggcaaaaacaaaaacaaatcagaAACTGAGGTATAAACACCATTCTAGCGCATAGAAtgaaattgataaaaatgtttACGTACAACTATGGTTAGGCAGAAAGTCTTGCTTTAAGTTCCCCAGCAACAGCATCAATGAAGTCTTCAGTATTCAGATAGTGTTCCCTAGCAAGCCTGTACAACGCATGGCGGTATAtcacaaacatgaaaatagtaAATCATGTTAAATAGAACATCTACCTACTCTACACATGCTTACTTAGGTCCATGGATAATAAGCGCAAGATCCTTGGTCATCTTTCCAGATTCCACAACTCCAACACAAGCTGCTTCTAGTTTCTCAGTGAAATCCAAGAGTTTAGGATTCTCGTCCAGCTTCGCCCTGTCAACCAAAAATATAGTTAGATACTCAAACAAAATCCATTTTCTCTAAATAAGTAAATTCATTTCCATTCAAGTTTCTCCCCCTAATGAAGCttaaaatatacataatatCTCAAGAACCTAGTGCAGAGCCCAACTCTGCAGATAAACAAAACCATACCTGTGTGCAAGCCCTCGCGACCAAGCAAAGATCGAGGCTATGCTGTTTGTGCTGGTTTCACCTCCTTTCTGATGAACCCTATAATGCCGTGTAACAGTACCATGGGCAGCTTCCGCTTCTATGGTCTTCCCATCTGGACAAACCTGAAACAAATCCACATTACCAGTAAGCCAAACCACACACATAAAGGAACGAAAAAGGTAGAGAAAGATTGAATCATGTTTTAACCCTAATGCCTGCTCTAGTGTGTTTCTACATCCTATATTTTTGTATTCACCCAAATGCTTATGCTCCTCCACTCCCAAAGCCTTATTTCCAAGTTCATTGGGCTGTCATTCAGTCATAGACTCAtatgcaaaataaaaaatggcaaGGAAATAAGTCCATGGCATTTATGTCTATCTTACCACCTAATGTTGaaattgtgcatttttctcGAATGAAAAGTTCATTATTTCTGCAGATATACATGGTATGATGGTGTGACAAGTGAGTAAACAGTGTTGATGGCATTATATAGCATACAATTGCAAGCTAAAAATGGGAACATTTGCAGTACAATCTAGCAATATTTTTTGAACTTGAAGCAATTTTTGATGATAGGATAAGTAGCAAATAGAATCTACAGTGCAGGCATATATACTAAGCTAACACAAGAGATCCAAGATGCCacccataattttagtttacatAAGGAACTGTTTAACAAAAAACGCACCAGTACAGATGTCATCAATCCAAGAGATCCAAACCCTGTAAGCACGCATTTCAAAAGAAAGCAGTGAATTCCCAGATACAATATTCAACTCACAACATTAATGCAGTTATAATATGTCTAAGGTCCAGGCACAGAATACAGAAAGTCTCTCTATGTTGACTCCTTAAAAGTCATTAGCGGTTTGTTACACACCTTGGGCTAAGAAATCACTCTGGACATCACCATCATAGTTCTTGCATGCCCATACATAACCTCCATCGCTCTTGAGAGCATAAGCCACCATATCATCAATGAGACGGTGTTCATACCTTCCAATTCAATCATGTAACTAACTTAATAAACGAAAGGGTGACCTGCATAAACCATCACTTTAAAGCAAAAACTAACAGAATGCTCACCATATGCCAGCAGCGTCAAACTTTGATTTCCAGTTGGCCTCGTAAACTTCTTGAAATATGTCCTTGAATCTTCATTGAATGAATGCATATTATCAAACATATATTGATGGAACAAGAGGCCAGGAACATGGGTTTAACAAAATTCCCACAGGATTAAATTGTGAAAAAGAATTATATTAAATTTCtataataagaaaataacaataatattaatttaaaaagagtTATAAGTAACAAGCTAACAAGGTCACATACCTTCCATCATACTTCTTAAGAATGGTGTTCTTTGTGCTAAGATAAAGTGGCCACTTTTTCTGATAGGCAGTGTTCATGGAAGCGTCGGCAAAAGAACGGATAGACTGAATGCCCGCGTCAAAtatgaaaaaggaaaatcaGTTGTGTCCAGCAATTGAGATATTTGTCTCCAACTGAAATACAAAGGAGGCCCAAGAATCAAACCTCATCAGTGTTATACATAGACAATGCCACTCCTCCAGCACCTGTAAAGTTGAAGACCTCCAACTCTGTCTTCTCCTCTTTTCCTTCTGGTACTGCAAGCATTTTATGAACCTTTTCTCATAAACCATTATACATGAATACCAATTGGAGAAatttgtgtacttttttttttttttaaaagtacaaAGGAATCATCTGTATCTACAGTTGGCAGTAATTATAGAATCTAAATATGTAGGATCTCCAAAGGCCATCAAACAAAGTAAAAGATTTACCAAACACCAGTTTTAATTTCCCAGCTCCTTTAATAACTGTATCAGTTGCTCGGTATTGATCACCAAAAGCATGCCTTCCGATGCATATAGGCTTGTTCCAACCTGATAACAGTCACAGTCAGTAGAAATTCTACTACACTAAAAGAATGTAAAGGAAATCTCGTTGTACATACTTGGGACAAGGCGAGGAATGTTTTTGCAAATAATTGGTTCTCTGAAGACAGTACCTGCAGAATATGCCAACCACAGCAGCCCATCATAAGGAAAATGCAAACAATTGTAACCAAGACGGATTATCATAAGTTCAAGTTCACTGACCATTCAAAATATTCCTAATTGTCCCATTTGGACTCTTCCACATCTGCTTCAACTTAAACTCCTTCACACGATCTTCATCTGTCAATCACCAGAAAAATTATGAAACTCCTGTTCATGTCCAGTACTGATGGAAATATCATAATAATAGTAAGGATCCAGGCAGTTCAGGATTTTAACAAGTAAAATGGATGCTCATGTTCAACATTAGTACCTGGAGTAATAGTTGCACACTTGATGGCTACATTATACCTATAATTGACAAAATAACCGTCAATGTACAACAATAATAAAGGGTGccagacaaagaaaaaaaaaaaaaattctatgcTGCTACAAATAAAAACAGCACAAGTCATATATCATAATTAGGTCACATCATAGTCAGATAATATGATTTTTACCACCAAATATTAATAGAATCATAGGCATAGAAATATATCAAGGTAACAAATATAGGAACAggtattaaaaaaccacaagaACCAACATTTTCTTTCTGCTTGTTAAGGATCGAATACTATTAACCACAAGAACCAACATTTTTTCTAGAAACTTATGAAAAAAATGTACCAAAACATACTTAAGAGTAGCTTCTGCACTTTCAATTGTAACTTTATCATCAGTGGCATCACGATGAGGAAGTCCAAGGTCAAAGTACTTAATGTCCAAATCCAGAAAGGGGAAAATAAGCTGCAGATACAACAAAGAAAATTATGCATATAAGCAAGTCCCTCAAAGTTTTGACCAGAATGACACGTGGATGAgacacaataatattaaatcACCTTATCCTTTATTGATTTCCAGAATACTCGAGTCATTTCATCTCCTGTGTCATGGAATAAAAAATGCATAGTATGAGAAGCAGAAAAGAGAAATATATTTCATTGCATAAAAGTAATTCTTTGAAACATTGAACATTGCAAAGTCTGACGTAATATCTAGTCAAATTTATAGTGTATTGCTTTGTGGCCACACCCACATGAAGCGAGGCCCTCTTCCAATAATCAACCATTTCATAGAGATTAGATTGTTTCCAAAACAGGAATTTTCTGTTCCCTATCATTGTTTCTATCTGCCATTGCAAATCTCCAACCGAAAGAAGTAGCATATCAGACAGCATGATATGCTACTAATACATAGTTAATATGCCGCATGTGTTGCGAATTATGGCAAAGTTTGTCAAAGAATTAGAGAATGAGATGAAGTCACCAACAAGCAAGAACTTGCTTATCTGAACAACCTATGAACTCGCATATACGTTGTTAAAGCTCTATACAAGTTCATCAATTGCAAATTGCAGCAGACGCCTGTCCCACTACTGAATCCCCTATTCTTTTGGAGCCtcatttttatcctttttttaactttctaatatttttataagcCTTTTCGAGCTTGATATTGTATTATTTGCTCATAAACTTTGGTTATATACCTTATTTTGAGAACTTTCTTTTGGAAAAGGGACTTCTTCATCATGGATAGAATGAGGCAGCAATCTTACTCATACATATATCAAAATTGATAGCAACCAATTGCATTTATATCAGATCACAAGGCTCTTATCACTTACAATGATATTAGTCATACAGATAATTTATTATCAAATACCACTCTCAATTATTATTCCAAAGAATTGGCTGCAGACCAGGGAAAGAATAGAAAATGAACCCAAAAACATGGAGTAAATTTCAGAGTCTATCACAGATAATAGCAATCAGGTCAGCTGTCTCATGTCATCTTCACCAACAATATTATTGGTATatttttctagaattactttctaAACTTCAGATTAGCAACTAAAGTAATCAAATAACTTAACCAATCAACCAACAGACAGTAGTTGAGCTTGTCCGATTAAATAAGGCGAGGCCAGCCAGGCCCAGCTCAATCACGGTGATTTTCACGCAAGCGGAGCAGAGCTCGAAATGGAacaatatatatagttgatgCATATATTGACCAAAAATTCTCCTATTGGTTACCATAAAGATACTATTGAACAAAATCCATACTATTGAATAATCTTTACAAAAAGCTAGGGATCGGAATATTCTCATCAAGATAAAACCTCTAAACGACTATTAATATATAGAGATCTTAGCTAC
Protein-coding regions in this window:
- the LOC133859464 gene encoding isocitrate dehydrogenase [NADP] encodes the protein MAFEKIKVANPIVEMDGDEMTRVFWKSIKDKLIFPFLDLDIKYFDLGLPHRDATDDKVTIESAEATLKYNVAIKCATITPDEDRVKEFKLKQMWKSPNGTIRNILNGTVFREPIICKNIPRLVPSWNKPICIGRHAFGDQYRATDTVIKGAGKLKLVFVPEGKEEKTELEVFNFTGAGGVALSMYNTDESIRSFADASMNTAYQKKWPLYLSTKNTILKKYDGRFKDIFQEVYEANWKSKFDAAGIWYEHRLIDDMVAYALKSDGGYVWACKNYDGDVQSDFLAQGFGSLGLMTSVLVCPDGKTIEAEAAHGTVTRHYRVHQKGGETSTNSIASIFAWSRGLAHRAKLDENPKLLDFTEKLEAACVGVVESGKMTKDLALIIHGPKLAREHYLNTEDFIDAVAGELKARLSA